A genomic segment from Cryptococcus tetragattii IND107 chromosome 9, whole genome shotgun sequence encodes:
- a CDS encoding prefoldin, alpha subunit, protein MAEQQVQLTDLNVVQLQEVKKQLDQELDHLTTSYSQLKQAQTKFKSCIANVNELSPTSKGKEVLIPLTSSLYVPGKLTDVENVVIDVGTGYYIKKNKAEATTHYTSKSEFVQTNLDTLQQSIETKQNNVQSVQQVLAMKMQQAQGGAAGEQKA, encoded by the exons ATGGCTGAACAACAAGTCCAATTGACAGACCTCAATGTCGTCCAGCTTCAAGAAGTAAAGAAGCAGCTCGATCAG GAACTCGATCACCTCACAACTTCCTATTCCCAATTAAAGCAAGCTCAAACAAAGTTCAAATCATGTATTGCCAATGTCAATGAGCTTTCACCGACCTCTAAAG GAAAAGAGGTTTTAATTCCTCTCACGAGCAGCTTATATGTTCCTGGGAAATTGACAGATGTTGAGAACGTCGTGATTGACGTTGGTACGGGGTACTATATCAAAAAG AACAAAGCGGAAGCTACGACTCATTACACTTCCAAGTCCGAATTCGTCCAGACCAACCTCGACACTTTACAACAAAGCATCGAGACAAAGCAAAATAACGTGCAAAGCGTGCAGCAGGTGCTCGCTATGAAAATGCAACAAGCGCAGGGTGGTGCCGCTGGTGAACAAAAGGCTTAG
- a CDS encoding 5-methyltetrahydropteroyltriglutamate-homocysteine S-methyltransferase, whose translation MVKSAVLGYPRIGVNRAMKKAIEAYWAGKISAEELQTTAKNVRKERWESIKNAGVDSIPSGEFTLYDHLLDHSFNFGVIPERYVSQKLDPLDTYFAMGRGRQDRSKGIDVVACEMGKFFDSNYHIVKVDHSPETEFKLNNNQALAEYKEAKELGITTRPVLFGPITYLSLVRKANSAPAEFQPLDLLDKLIPVYKELLSQLKEAGVEEVQLDEPILVMDKAESQGELFKKTYEALAPVAPKITITSAYGRVGKSIAFLKDLPVFALHLDLDREPKQLEEVVAAIKPTKLHLELGVVSGRNIWKNDLKASKALAEKAIAELGADRVSVSTSSSLLHTPISVKVENKLTAEQLSWLSFAEEKCEEVAALAQALNGTEGAIFEQNTKDIAARREFERTSDSAVRDRVAAITEEQLKRKSPFPTRREAQKKHLSLPKFPTTTIGSFPQTKEIRVARAKFGKGEITKEEYEKAMENEIKAVVDFQEKCGLDLLVHGEPERNDMVQYFGEQLNGFIFTQLGWVQSYGSRYVRPPIVVSDVSRPSPMTVKWSAYAQSLTEKPMKGMLTGPVTILNWSFPRADVSKEIQSKQLALALRDEVVDLANAGIKAIQVDEPAIREGLPLRKADWDNYLTWAVDSFRLSTSGVEDDIQVHSHFCYSDFGDIFPSIQRLDADVISIEASKADLKLLDVFKSYGYSNEIGPGVYDIHSPRVPSEQEIKDRIAAMVKVLPADLMVVNPDCGLKTRGWKETEESLANLVAAAKWARETYA comes from the exons ATGGTCAAGTCCGCTGTCCTTGGTTACCCCCGTATCGGTGTCAACCGTGCCATGAAGAAG GCTATTGAGGCTTACTGGGCTGGCAAGATCTCCGCTGAGGAGCTCCAGACCACCGCCAAGAACGTCAGGAAGGAGCGATGGGAGTCTATCAAGAACGCTGGTGTTGACTCCATCCCTTC CGGTGAGTTTACCCTTTACGACCACCTCCTCGACCACTCTTTCAACTTTGGTGTCATCCCCGAGCGATACGTTTCTCAGAAGCTTGACCCCCTCGACACCTACTTCG CTATGGGCCGAGGACGACAGGACAGGTCTAAGGGTATCGATGTCGTTGCTTGCGAAATGGGCAAGTT CTTCGACTCCAACTACCACATCGTCAAGGTCGACCACTCTCCCGAGACCGagttcaagctcaacaacaACCAGGCCCTTGCTGAGTACAAAGAGGCCAAGGAGCTCGGCATCACCACCCGACCTGTTCTTTTCGGTCCTATCACTTACCTCTCTCTCGTCCGAAAGGCCAACTCTGCCCCCGCCGAGTTCCAGCCTCTCGACCTCCTTGACAAGCTTATCCCTGTCTACAAGGAGCTCCTCTCTCAGCTCAAGGAGGCTGGTGTTGAGGAGGTTCAGCTCGACGAGCCTATCCTCGTGATGGACAAGGCCGAGTCTCAGGGTGAGCTCTTCAAGAAGACCTACGAGGCTCTTGCTCCCGTTGCCCCCAAGATCACCATCACCTCTGCCTACGGCCGAGTCGGCAAGTCCATTGCGTTCCTCAAGGACCTTCCCGTCTTCGCTCTCCACCTCGACCTCGACCGTGAGCCGAAGCAGCTCGAGGAGGTTGTTGCCGCCATCAAGCCCACCAAGCTCCACCTCGAGCTCGGTGTCGTTTCTGGCCGAAACATCTGGAAGAACGACCTCAAGGCTTCCAAGGCTCTCGCCGAGAAGGCCATCGCTGAACTCGGTGCCGACCGTGTCTCagtctccacctcttcttctcttctccacacCCCCATCTCCGTCAAGGTTGAGAACAAGCTCACTGCTGAGCAGTTGAGCTGGCTCTCTTTCGCCGAGGAGAAGTGTGAAGAAGTTGCCGCCCTTGCCCAGGCTCTTAACGGTACCGAGGGTGCCATCTTCGAGCAGAACACCAAGGACATTGCTGCCAGACGAGAGTTTGAGCGAACCTCTGACTCTGCCGTCCGTGACCGAGTTGCTGCCATCACCGAGGAGCAGCTCAAGCGAAAGTCTCCTTTCCCTACCCGTCGTGAGGCCCAGAAGAAGCACCTCAGCCTCCCCAAGttccccaccaccaccatcgGTTCTTTCCCCCAGACCAAGGAGATCCGAGTTGCCCGTGCCAAGTTTGGCAAGGGTGAGATCACCAAGGAGGAGTACGAGAAGGCTATGGAGAACGAAATCAAGGCTGTCGTTGACTTCCAGGAGAAGTGCGGTCTTGACCTCCTCGTCCACGGCGAGCCCGAGCGAAACGACATGGTTCAGTACTTTGGCGAGCAGCTCAACGgtttcatcttcactcaACTCGGTTGGGTCCAGTCTTACGGTTCCCGATACGTCCGACCCCCTATCGTTGTCTCTGACGTCTCCCGACCTTCTCCCATGACCGTCAAATGGTCTGCTTACGCTCAGAGCCTCACTGAGAAGCCCATGAAGGGTATGCTTACTGGTCCCGTTACC ATCCTTAACTGGTCCTTCCCCCGAGCCGATGTCTCCAAGGAGATTCAGTCTAAGCagcttgctcttgccctcCGAGACGAGGTCGTTGACCTCGCCAACGCCGGTATCAAGGCAATCCAGGTCGACGAGCCCGCTATCCGAGAGGGTCTTCCTCTCCGAAAGGCCGACTGGGACAACTACCTCACCTGGGCCGTTGACTCTTTCCGactctccacctctggtgttgaggatgacatCCAGGTCCACTCCCACTTCTGTTACTCTGACTTTGGAGACATCTTCCCCTCTATCCAGCGACTTGACGCCgatg TCATCTCCATCGAGGCTTCCAAGGCCGACCTTAAGCTCCTTGACGTCTTCAAGTCTTACGGCTACTCCAACGAGATCGGCCCTGGTGTCTACGACATCCACTCTCCTCGTGTCCCCTCTGAGCAGGAGATCAAGGACCGAATTGCCGCCATGGTCAAGGTCCTCCCCGCCGACCTCATGGTTGTCAACCCCGACTGTGGTCTCAAGACCCGAGGTTGGAAGGAGACTGAGGAGTCCCTCGCCAACCTCGTCGCCGCTGCCAAGTGGGCCCGCGAGACCTACGCTTAA
- a CDS encoding aspartate-tRNA ligase: MAFRASRSLTALRAPSRSTVTRTAPRVWGAASSRVLIRGNATTALTPRQIKPFQGEGTLKAHYGPRPKITHDIAELSPSLVDQKVVIAGWLFSQRRASDNLHFFTLRSPSSSSAVQLVSRAKDVSSDMMEYPLESVVLVQGTVRARKQKAKTASSAIDEIELEVQGVTLLNPADQTLPFYPNRPEVANEDLRAQHRYLDLRRQDLANNLQTRSKVAHIIRNYLHDQGFTEIETPILLNSSPEGAREFLVPTRSPTSEGGQPTFYALPQSPQQPKQLLISSGAIPKYYQIAKCFRDEDGRKDRQPEFTQIDLEMGFVSGAAEQPKGEGQMRSTWAIGGQEVREVVEGMIKKIWKEVKGVDLEGWFRVMPYEVAMDVYGSDKPDTRFEMYTLPIGYYPTLSDSSLDKVLLDQSPYTVEWMVTPAAQAAGLDISSIAASSSFVDYVKITNANTHSWLGESVLTASLGLSLDKSLPGGVNPGDVVWLSRRKKIAEGGWTHLGRLRVQLMEELVAKGLMKLPTQPHFLWITQFPLFTLADEDKIHLSRGRYSSTHHPFTAPMYEDLADLKAGKVDGVRGQHYDLVLDGQEIGGGSVRIHDVKLQEWVMKEVLQLDEQEMSRFDHLLRALKCGAPPHGGLALGFDRLVAILCGAKSIREVIAFPKSTTGQDPVFKSPSVSGDEVLKEYGLQSLKKEDKKE; encoded by the exons ATGGCATTCAGAGCGTCACGATCACTTACAGCCCTCAGAGCGCCTTCGAGGAGTACAGTTACTAGGACAGCTCCGCGAGTTTGGGGTGCAGCATCGTCTCGAGTGCTCATTCGAGGTAACGCAACAACGGCACTGACACCGAGACAAATCAAGCCTTTCCAAGGGGAGGGGACTTTAAAGGCCCATTACG GTCCTCGACCAAAGATAACGCATGATATAGCAGAACTTTCCCCTTCACTCGTCGACCAAAAAGTCGTCATCGCAGGCTGGCTCTTCTCCCAACG ACGAGCATCTGATAacctccatttcttcaCGCTTCGTTcaccgtcctcttcttcggcagTGCAACTCGTTTCTCGAGCCAAGGATGTCTCCAGCGACATGATGGAATACCCCCTCGAAAGCGTCGTGCTCGTACAGGGGACTGTCAGAGCTAGGAAGCAAAAGGCCAAAACAGCCAGCTCGGCTATTGATGAGATTGAGCTAGAGGTGCAAGGTGTGACATTGTTGAACCCTGCAGACCAAACTTTGCCATTCTATCCCAACAGACCCGAAGTT GCCAACGAAGACCTTCGAGCTCAGCATCGTTACCTTGATCTTCGAAGACAGGACCTTGCGAATAATCTCCAGACCAGGAGCAAGGTTGCGCACATTATTCGAAACTATCTCCACGATCAAG GATTCACCGAAATCGAAACACCCATCTTACTCAACTCATCCCCCGAAGGTGCTCGAGAATTCCTCGTCCCTACCCGATCCCCCACCTCTGAAGGCGGCCAACCCACATTCTACGCTCTCCCTCAATCACCTCAACAACCGAAGCAGCTCCTCATTTCGTCCGGCGCTATCCCCAAGTACTACCAAATCGCGAAATGTTTCCGTGATGAAGACGGGAGGAAGGATAGGCAGCCCGAGTTTACGCAGATTGATTTGGAAATGGGTTTCGTGAGTGGAGCGGCTGAGCAGCCAAAGGGAGAAGGTCAAATGAGGAGTACGTGGGCGATTGGAGGGCAAGAAGTTagggaggtggtggaagggatgatcaagaagatttggaaagAAGTAAAAGGTGTTGATTTGGAGGGATGGTTCAGGGTTATGCCGTATGAAGTGGCTATGGATGTA TATGGGTCTGATAAGCCGGACACCAGGTTTGAGATGTAT ACTTTACCTATAGGCTATTACCCTACACTCTCCGACAGTTCTCTTGACAAGGtccttcttgaccaaaGTCCATACACTGTTGAATGGATGGTCACGCCTGCCGCGCAAGCAGCTGGTCTTGACATTTCTTCCATCGCTGCTAGCAGCTCTTTT GTTGATTATGTCAAAATCACAAACGCCAACACCCATTCATGGCTCGGTGAATCCGTCTTGACCGCTTCCCTCGGGCTGAGTTTGGACAAATCTTTGCCTGGTGGTGTGAACCCCGGAGATGTAGTTTGGTTatcgaggaggaagaagattgcaGAAGGCGGATGGACTCATTTGGGAAGATTACGCGTACAGCTCATGGAAGAGCTTGTCGCCAAAg GCTTGATGAAGCTGCCTACCCAACCGCACTTTCTCTGGATCACGCAATTCCCATTATTCACCCTCGCTGACGAAGACAAGATCCACCTCTCCCGCGGACGATACTCTTCCACCCACCACCCATTCACCGCGCCCATGTACGAAGATCTCGCCGATCTGAAAGCCGGTAAAGTCGACGGCGTCAGGGGACAGCATTATGATTTAGTGTTGGATGGACAGGAGATTGGGGGAGGGAGTGTGAGGATACATGATGTCAAGTTGCAGGAATgggtgatgaaggaagTGTTGCAGTTGGATGAACAAGAGATGAGCAGGTTTGATCACCTGTTGAGAGCGTTGAAATGTGGTGCGCCCCCACATGGAGGTCTTGCTCTCG GCTTTGACCGACTGGTGGCCATTCTGTGCGGAGCTAAATCTATACGTGAGGTGATTGCGTTCCCCAAGAGCACTACAGGTCAAGATCCAGTGTTCAAATCACCTTCTGTCTCTGGGGATGAGGTGTTGAAAGAGTATGGACTGCAGAGcctgaaaaaggaagataagAAGGAATAG